The genomic region GATTTCTATTAAATGTTTCATAGCTTTTTTATTTCCAAACATTCCAGACATTTaacggttttttttttctgatgaatCTGTCCATTTTAGTGTAACAGTTCTCTGTTTTGAGTGATAGGTGATAAACTTTAAAAAGTTAATTGTattttttcaaattttattagtcaccCGTCATCATAAGGTcttttaatatcattatttacacactacataacacatATTTCACCTCAATCAATATCTAATTGACCTAACATGacctttatattaaaataactaGAAAAGATTGTAGTTTTCATATGTTCTTAAATTTGGAAAAACATACAAATTTCATGAGAGATTTCATCTAAAACTTGACAAATTATATCTCGGTGTAGAAACAACGTATGCTGCGTTAACAAGCACCATTGAAACCACATCCAGTCAGCTCCTTTGTTTACATTGAGTCACGAATATTAATTAGAAATTTGCTTaacacttttatatatttatgtaactACCCATCACGCTCAGTGGCCATGACCTCGATTGTCAACATGATGTGATCTACAGGTCATTGTTAACCGATTAACTTCATCGTGTGTTTTGCCAGAAAGTACGATTATAAAACAgtttacacagacagacaatttTATGAGCTTTCAAATGGTGTCAATGTTGTGGTGATAATTTGAAAAAGTATTCATGTAGGAAGGTGAAGACTAGAGTGACTACTGAAAAATGCAGAAGTTCCACATGACAAGCGATCGACTCCTTTATCAGCTGTGGTTGCTATTATGAATGTTTAGCTGGCTTCAGTATAGGTTTTTGGTTCgaaaattattgtttattataagATTCAGTACTTTTCTCTCCACAGCAAGAAAGAAGCTGTTGGAAAAAGCCAGACGGGCTGGTTTGGAAATATTATCTGGACATACGGCATTGAGCACAAGACCTACGGTCACCGAGATGCGTGATTCAGATAAAGGTAGGTTATTTTTGCCTAAATAACAGTTCAATATTGCTGTTATTGCTTTTAAACAAAcgataatattttaatatttttatattgtttaagtCTAAGTGGACCTGCATGTCTAAAGTTCTGGCTAGATTAGTCAGTAATGACAAAGTTTGTTTACTAAAATGATTCCTGTAATTACTTTtgtcagaaataaataaagaggaagagagacccTCTGTGGCTTCAGATCCAGCTCATGAGACTGCACCTTCATGTATAACTCCCACAGAGACCAGGCACATTTCTCTGCCTCCTGTTCATACATCAGTGTTGGAGCAGAAGGAAATAGAGAAGTCCGATCAAGGAAAACTGCAACCACTTGGGCACTTTGAGCACTTGGCTGAGTCACAGTCAGGAAACAGTAGTGAACTCCCTGACCCAGAATCAGTTTTTGGCCAGTGTGTCAAGGAGAGTTCTGAGAGTCCATTGCATGAAGTCACATCAGTGTCATCTTTAGTTTTGCCAGAGCTGGATGCAGAGGGGGACCCTGACTTCGAGTATGATGCACAAGGTGGCAACTACCATTGTCAGTACTGTGAACATCAGTTCTCAACCAAACAAAGCCTGGAGCATCATATTAACACTCACACTACTAGAAACCACCAGACCCTAACCTTTAAATGCAGATACTGTGCCAAGTCATTTGGTTCTCAGGTAGGCAAGCGCCGCCATGAAAGGCGGCATGAAAATGGAAGTAAAGGCCTGAAAAGGCCTGGATCGCTTGCTGGAACAGCATTTCTCCAAAATCCTTCGGTGTGTAATGACTCTCCTATTTTTGCTAGTGTGACATCTCCAAGCCCCACTATTAAAAGTGCTCAAAACAGTCCACCTCACCTAAGCTCAGATGCTTTGACTAAAGATTCCAGTGTTGAGCCAGACCAGTCTCTTATTTTGGAAGAGAATGGGGAATCAAAAGAACTACATCCTTGTAAATATTGCAACAAATCTTTTGGCACTCACACCAACATGCGCAGGCACCAGCGCAGAATTCATGAACGTCATCTCATGCCAAAAGGAGTCCGGAGGAAAGGAATGCTCTTACAGGATATTCCAACCCAGCAGCTACAACAAAGTCAGAGCTCAGAGCTCCCAGAGGCATCTCCACGTAATAGCCCTCCACCTATCTATGTGCCTAGTGTAGACACAGATGATGAGGGAGAGCGAGACGACAGCATGGTTGATGTTTCCAAAAACATCTCAGAGAATCTTAGCCTTTACATAGATGGAAAGATCCTATCCACAAGCACAGTCAGCAGCTGTGAAGTCATAGAGGTTGATTCAAGTAGTCCAGCATTATTTGGTCTTGATGCTGTCATCTTGAATTCTACCCAAATCAGTCAGGCTCTTCAACTTGAAACACAGCCTTGCCATGTAAATGAGCTTTCAGTTATTGATCAGTCTCTTCCTAAAAGAAGAACTTCTACACCACCACTTCTTCCCACTGTGAAAACAGAACCTGATACTGTGTTATCTACTGCATCTTCATCGTCTGCTTCTTCACAGTCACCTTCTTTGGGAGGTAATATATTCCCACAGCCTACAGAGTCGTTGGCCTTTCAAAAGGAGAAAACAATTTATCTTTCTCCCAAATTAAAACAGCTTCTGCAGACCCAGGACAGTCAGAAACAGACCCTAACTCTTATTACAGACAACCGTAAATTGACTACTCCCCTGTCTGTAACATCATTGCCTGCTGCTCAAGGAAAATTTAAAAGAAGGACCGCTTCTCCTCCTACAAATGTACAGATCAGTTCATCAGCAATAGTAGAAAGCTCAATTGTTGAAACGGGAGATTTTGCTCTTATGGTGCCAAAGGCTGAAAGCCATTGCACAAGCTTTTCTTGGAGTGTATCCAGCAAAGAGCAGAGGGACTGCATGAGTCCTTCTGGAAAGGACTGGCCAGTCTTAGTAAGTGGAGGCAGTTCTTGCAATCAGCAGCCTCTTGACCTTTCTGGTGCTGTTGGTAAACGAGGGGGCAGCATAAGCAAAGCACCTAGTGAATCTGTATTGGATTTAAGCATACACCATAAAAATGTGATTGaccacaaaacaaaatcaagCATATTGTTACAGTCACATGTGAAGCGAAAAAAGCCCAATACCAGCATGTTGGAGAAagtattaatgaatgaatattctGGCTTAAGCACAGCCGGAGAGGAGGGCTCTCCTTGTCTTGGAAGCCCAGACACTCACTTGTCTTCAGGCAGCTGCACAGGCGTGTCTCCATCCAGTGTGTCTTCGAACTCGGAACACCCTCCTTGTGAATCTGTCTCTCCACCCTCCCTGACCCCTGTGACCATGAACCCTTCTTCCCCATCATCCTCTAGCCAGGCATCCTCTACACCACCACCTCCAGTTCTGCCCACAGTcccttcacctccacctcttTCTCAGTTTTCAGATTCTGCTTTTCCCAAATTGTCTCCCAAACCTGTTTATCATATGGTAGATGAAATGTCAAGATTCCCCAATGTAAAAGAAACAGGCCTTGATATGAAAAATATGGATGATAAAGACTTTGATGATGAAGACAACCAAACTTCTAAGCAGTGCCCTCCCGATGATGCACTGCCTCAATGTCTTGAGGACACGAAAAGTCATTGTGATGCAGATTCCTTTTCCAAATCTGAAACACTATTTGAGGGCTCGACCACAGATCCTGATGTACATTCGCTAAAAAGTATAAACAATCTGACTTCTTTGGATGAAAAGAACATTGTTGACTCCAACACCATTCAAAGTAGTTCCATTGGTGGACCTTCCCCTCAAGACCACAATAGTGCAACTGATGCGTGTCAAAAACTACAATCTGTTCATTCTCCTTTGCACTTAGCTCAAGAAATGGACTCACTTCCAGCTTCTcacaatatagcagcagattctAATGTGGAGCCATTAGCTGATGACGCACTAATTACCAATAAAGAAATGATTGAAAATGGAGTAGAAAACATGACCAATGATGATGGAGTTTCCTTATCTAGAGTGCCAGAAAAGATAACAGATGGAGCAGACACCTTAGAACAGGATGTGTTTACAAAAAGTTTTGTATGTAATGTCTGTGAGGAACCCTTTCACTCTATTAAACAACTTAGCGACCATATCATAGATCATGCTATAGAATGGCCTTTTAAGTGTGAATTTTGTGTGCAGTTATTTCAAAATGCTGAAGCTCTTTTCAAGCATCGCTCCTCTCTCCATGGAGTTGGGAGAATTTATTGTTGTCCAATTTGTGCCAAAGAGTTTGCTTTCCTCTGCAACCTCCAGCAACACCAGACTGACCTGCATCCTGGTCAGAGTCATGCTCACACCATGGTTGAAAATGGCAAGCTGAGGCCTCAGAATTACACTGATCCTGCTCAGGTGAATATGGAGAGAAGTGATTTACATTCAGCCCCTGACACAACTGTAGATGTTGCTCCTCAAGACCCATGTGTATTACTTAACTGTAGTAGTGTTAAAGAAGAGGGTGATGAAGATAATCAAGAAGACCCCACAGAAGAGCTGTACACTACAATAAAGATCATGGCTTCTGAAGCCGGAAAGCCCAAATGCCCAGATGTACGCCTTGGCATCAATCAACACTACCCCAGTTTTAAGCCTCCCCCATTTCCCTACCACAATCGAACACCTGCTGACTCTGTAGCCTCTGCAACTAACTTCACCACCCACAACATACCACAGACATTCAGCACAGCAATCAGGTGTACCAAATGTGGCAATAGCTTTGACAACATGCCTGAGCTCCACAAACATATTTTGGCATGTGCTAATGCAAGTGATAAGAGACGGTACACACCAAAAAAGAACCCTATTCCACTCAGGCAGATAGTGAATCAGCCTCAGAACGGCGTTTTCCCGCCCATAACAGCAGCCAGTGGGGGCCAGAATGCCTTCCGTAGGATGGGCCAACCCAAACGACTCAACTTCAATCAGGAGATACCCACCGCGTTGAAGATGTCTGCcctgaataaaaagaaaaatcagctTGTTCAGAGGGCTATATCTCAGAAGAATAAGGCTGCTACTTCTGTAAAGAAAACCTCTACTCAGGAGGAACAGCAAGATGGGCAATCATGTCCATACTGCAATCGAGAATTTACATATGCTGCCAGCCTTGCAAAACACATTGCTTGCAGTTGTCCTCAGAAACCAGTTgctaagaaaaagaaaggagccCTAATGcctcaaaataaaaacatgaaactcAGAAGTCGAACATCAGACTCTGAAATCAAACAAGAAGGAAACTTGTGCCTGGCTGTGAAGCCATTGGGGAAAACAAGGACCCGGAGCTCAGAGTTGTTAGAAGGTGAAGTTACATCAGGTAGCAATGGTAAAACAGGTACTCTGCAGATACGTGTCAAGAGACCAGCCTTGAACAAACACCACTCGGCCCCCAAAAGCAAAAAGGACAGAAAAAGCAAACCTGAACCTTCAGTTATGACCTCATCACCAACTCTTGCATCACAGCCAGCTGTAAAAATGCAGCGTGGTGTGAAAGATATGGTTCACAAAAAAGAGGCTGAAACAAAACCTCAAGTACagcttaaaaaagaaaagcgtTTCTCAAAGAGAATGCGGGAAAGAGTAGGTGGCCCAATGACACGCAGTCTGCAGATGGCAAGTGGAACACCACCTGGAGAAGTGAAGACTGAAGATCCACCAATTAGTGAACCTGTTTATGGAGAATATAAGGTGCCCAGAAAAGtaactttttatatttcttaGTAATAAATCAAGGCTAGCAAACTTGTTGAAAAGTGTTCTGTAATCTCAAAGCTATTTAGTGGTTTAATCGTAGAGTTTCTTTTAAACTCATGCCATAAATGTTGAACAATTTTATTGAAAAATACTTGACAAATTCATTTTTACactcattttgttttcttccaattttgtttattataggAATCCTGTTTAAGTTAGCTGAGTGGATTTTCTGAGGATACCTGAGGAAAGACTGCTGTTGAGAGATGTACTGGTGAACACAATGTGATCAAATTGGAGCGTTAGACTGATCAGATTCTGGATCTGAGATCAGGAGCCTTACCCACTCTTGTATGCTTCTATTTTGCTGATGGAAGCATGCTGTAAATGCACTTTTGAAAACGAACCTTTATGGATGTCATGCAAAAACCCAAGGACTTTAATTCTgatgtgtaagtatgtgtatatatatgcatatacatatatatgtgtctgtgtgtgtatgtataaatacatacatatatacatatacatatatgtatatatggcTCAAAGTAATATTGCTTAATGGGCCTGAGGTTCCATTAATAATGACGGCTGATTATATTGCAGAAAGGCAATCCTTCATCACTTAATACATCCATTTTTGTTATTCATATGattttgttcttgtgtttggTGAGATTTTAGAATTCTTATATTATTGCATGATTTGTGTAAACAGTATGGCTCAAGTGACACTTATGTCACTGCTCTATTTTGTCCTGCTTTACTTTTATCACTGCAAATGGAAAACAGAATATATGTGAATATTTAATGTAACGCTCCATAGGGAATGCAATATTTGTTAAATGAAGCTCTCGCATTTTAGAGAGGTATTTtgtcctttttcttctctctcgtGAACAAAGTAATGAATCATGCTGTTTGATACAGTCAGAATGAGCGATggtataatgtatgtatgtttgtgatATTACCTACCTGAACAAGGCATTGTGGTTTTGTCTGTTCCTTTTATAATCTGTAGCATTTACAGCAGGACTGCTGGCCATTAAAATTACACTaaaatacaactgagcaaaACACTGTTTTAACTGTTTAACTGAGAGTAATCTCCTTACACTTTTCTCACACAGGAGGACATTAAACTAGTGCCAAGATGGAATTGTCTGCTTGACTCATTCTGATTGCTTTCCATTTCTTATGCATATAATTTTAACTTGTTGGAATTCTTTTAAGTCTTATATTTGGgttgcaactttttttttaataggctTTAATAAACTTCTTTTGGTAAGCTTGCATTGCATTACTTCATCCTATAGATTCTCAAGGTTCAAACTGTGCTGGTATGaagactgggtcagagcatctgcCATATTGCAGATCTTGTGGGGTTTTTCACAGTATGtctggttagtacctaccagaAGTGATTAGTTAACAGTGCAATCGAAATGAAACTGCAGTTCAGCTAAGTGCTAATGCTTGCCTACTCCACTTCATGTGTCAGAATTGCTCTTCTCAGTAAAGCACCTGCTGATCTTATGGCACAAGAAATAAACTAGACCTTTAGAGACACTAGCAGCACTAGTTTGGCACATACCAGGAGCCAGGGCACTGGACATAACATTTAATCTTATCTCTATACACAAGCCTAGGTTTTTAAAGGTGCTTTTTTCACTTCAAGGGTAATGATATACACCTTtatggtgtatatatacatcAGCCTTGTCTAAGTGGCAGAGGAGAATGTGGTGTTCACATAAcattacaaaaaatgaaaacGTTTGGAGTTCTTTATACTTACAAAATATGTAGTTGCAAATGTATGTCTAGCCTGTCGATTCTGCTAATTATTACTTACAGCCCCACTTTCCAGTGTGAATATGCAGATTTTGTCACAAACCTAGTTACTTAACCAATCATTGTTCAAGacattactatttatttttacaatccTGAAGTCCCTTTGAAAATAGAGGTTGTGTCCATTCTATATTCAGAAGGGGTTAAACAACATAATTGGTCCCACTCATAATGGTTATCACAGTATTGATCTTATTCTAACATTTAGGattaaatattgaaaatacAGTCACATTTCCACAGTTTGAAGCTATTAATGACTCCATTATCTCATTTAATATGTGTATTAATCataatatatgtacatatacattCATATCAGCCACTGCACAGAGTTATGTCAGTAATCTACCAGTTATAATTTATTGGTTCATtgtctgaccccacagaacgtAATCAGAAAACTGAATGCTTACAGTCAGTGTAATGCTACACTATTGATAATGTAGCACCACTTAAAAGAAGAATAATTAGAGAGACCGACACACTCCTGGCTGCCTTTGCTGTTCAGGACCAAGTTGGTGAAAGGATTTTTGAAGTGTGCTAGTGAAACTGAATGCTTGTTAAAGTTGCTTTAATGGAAAAAGGCTGTAGTGTATAAGAATTGCAATAAACAGTAAACTGTGAAGTTTAGTATTTTAGACTTTTAACAGTTAGCTAGCCCCATCCTTATTAAATGTTGAGCCTCTGACAGGTAAGAAGGTAGCGATGGAAAGGTTTCAAAGCAAAGGGGCAGACTTTTTTTGAATTTGAGATGAGTGTcagcattatttttattttgacgtGAGGTAAATGGTATTAAGAATAAACGTTTTAATGGCACAAGACCAGATGAGGTGCCTGTTAAGTTGTCAGCTATCTTTGACATCAGCTATCAGCTATCTTTGCTGATTATTTTGACTGTGGCTTTATAATCACTCGAAATGGTAATATTTTTGCAGCACTATTCACTGCCTCAAAACTGGCACATGTACATTTCAAATAGTTGGCTGGATTTCAGTTCAGGAGACTGAGGATCTTATGGGGCCAGTTGTCTGTGAACCATTTACTGCAGAAAATCCTTCTGAACCTTTGGAAGGGGCTGGAGGATTGGAAGGTGGTGGTGTAAAAAAGAGGTCTTGTTCCATTCATTGAGTAAATAAGTTCAAAAGTCCAACAGGCAGCCTAGTTAGAACAGGTTACAACAGCAATTCATACTTTGAGATGTAGTGACGGAGTAGACCTTTGATTTGACAAATACGGGCGAGCTTCAGCCCGAGTGTAAAGCACACTGTACAATACACTTTTGTCTCCTCCTGACACCAAAGAGATGTTATtgggagaggtggagaggcatAGTCTTAAAGGCATCTGTAAAGCTTTGACTAGCGAAGCACCTTCACCCATGGTTTAAATGAATTGGATGTCGTATGACAGGGAGAATAGGGATACTGGGGGTTGCACTGTTTTGCAAGGGCAACAGGTCAAAAATTTGTCATTTCTCGCCAAAGTTGGCCAAAGTGGTGGTGCCTGTGGGGCTGATTCAGAAATTATGGAATGGGGAATGGCTGAAGGAACTGATAAAATACCCTTTGCCCAAAtaatttttgattttatttgatttttcaaCTTCAAGTTATTTTAAAGCTGAAGAGTCATTAGAGATCATTACAGGTAATGTCAATctagttacattttattttaaaaaataaaatgtaactagATTGACATTACCTGTAATGATCTGGCTTCTCAAACTAAGAGGTAGGGCTGCTGCTGGTAGAATGAATTTGTTAAAAGGAGAGCTGTTGCAAGGCTGTAACATGGCTATATGTCttgtagagacagagagaagtaGTCCTGAGAGAAGGCTGAGGGAGGAGTGAGAGTGATCAAGGAATTGATTGAATTCAGTTTTTCCAGGGATGAAACTATGGAAAGTCTGTTAATGGAGTCCTCAATTTCAAAGGACACTGCAAGCACAGGGTCCAGTGGATGCAGGTTTTTGATTAAGGATTTCAAGATTAAGAATATAAGACTGTCATGGACACTGGCTCACTCAGTTAAAGATTAGAATATAACCCCAACTGTTCAATTTCAGTGAGTttgtgcccatgatagcctccAGTTAATTTTCTTGACTGACTGGAGTAGAACCTGATCTTctggttttctgctgttgtaaccCACACCCAAGGTTTGAGATGTTGTGCCATATAAGATCTGAAGGATTTTTCCCATTGCACTGTGCCACATACTGGCTAATTagataaacaaaaatgtttagatgtccctaataaagtggacgatGAGTGCATATTTTCTGGGCAACCCAACTGGGCCCCAGTAACAGACAGCCCATGTAATGTATTACAGCCCATGCCCAGGTAAAACCCAGCTAGCTCATGTTCATGGGCCCCACTAATTCAAGACTGGTAGGCCATAAGATAACTATTAATATGTCCTTACTGTTCCAAGCTGAGTTTTGGAGGTGGATGTACACCCTCTTTATTCTGTTATAGGACAGTTTGTAGCACCTAATCATAGGAGATCAAATAAAATGCCATTCTTTATATTAAAGATACATCTCCCTTACTTTGGCAGTTGAGATGGGTTAGTATTCATCCTGtaataatgattatttattttattgaaagcTATTCAAAACCATCAGGCAAGCTTTTTGTACAATTAGATCACTTACTACAGGAGACTCCATTACTGCAAAACTTCTCCATCACCGAAATATGGTATTCCAGTATAAAAGTTGTATTCAATTCAATGTACTCCAATTGTATAAATTCAAGATttaagattcaaagaactttattaatcccagggggaaattccttagccatgttacagttgctttaataaaaatataagagagaaaaaaagaaatatatactctgttatataaacagtaaatacAAATACCGTACAAATAATAGTGTTGaactgtaatattgcacacaaggattgtaaattggtgataattttaataaatgatcatGGTGAAATTATAATGTGCATGAAAGGGCCATAATTACTATAGCAcccattattaattattgcGCATGAAATTGCACATGAAAATGTCCCAACACTTAAAGGGAGGAATTGTACATTTTAATTGCCACAGGGATGAAAGACTTCCTAAAGTGCTCAGTGCTACACTTGGCAGTGATCAGTCTCTGGCTGAATGTGCTCTTCTGATTAACCAGCACACTGTGTAGTGGATGAGAAGGATTGTCCAGGATTGAATGGAGTTTTGACAGCATCCTTCTCTCAACAACAACGTGAACTGGCTCCAGCTCCATGCCAAGTACAGAGCCAGCCCTCCTGATTAGTTTGTccaatttttttctctctgccacCTTCATGTTACTTCCCCAACAGAGAGCTGCATAGAAAATGACACTAGACACCACAAACTCATAGAACATCTGCAATATGGTGTTGCAGACGTTGAAGGACTTGAGCCTCCTCAGAAAGTACAAACTTTCTTGTAGAGTGCTGTTGAGTTtagtgtccagtccagtttgttgTCAAATGGAGACAAATGCACAGTTTATGAACTAGAATGGTGAtgatataaattaaacaaaaataacctCTGAAAAGCTTCATCCAGGGATACCATTGGTCCTGTTCTGTGACAATGCTGGCATGGCCAAGAGGCCTAGCTTACTAAAATATGCCCTAAAGTATTTTTACACTGTTGATTtcgatttttttaatttatttttttaatctgtcaGATCAGATCCTGTGGCATGGTTTTTATGTTGGATTGATAATGTAATCATAACAAAAACTTATGAGTGAATATATTTGCAAATATCTGTCATAATACCCATAATGAATTAATTTGCCAGACCATGCAAATCTTAGCTCAACATGCAACACAAATTGTTCCTGCTTCTAGGCATTATGACTTCTGcaaaattatttgcactgcCCCAAGAAGAATTTCATATTGAGTCTGAGACTGGTTCAGTACAGAATGGTTTGTATGCATTCAGCACAACATGCCTTGTTTATGTGTCCCTTTGGTCAGTGTGGGCTTTTGCCAGGGCTTATAGTtccattgtgctgtgtgtgggaATGGCCTGTGTGTTAAGCCAtgccattcatttattcatctcttCGCCTTCAGTAACCTTTATCCTGTAGCCAATCCTGGTAACACTGGGTGCAAGGTTGGAGAAATCACCCAGGATGAAAcaacagtccatcacagggcaccaatcacacacataactacacacttattcacacttaACTTAGCCAATTTGCCtacatgcatgtttttggatGGTATGAGACCCATGTGAAGGG from Hemibagrus wyckioides isolate EC202008001 linkage group LG21, SWU_Hwy_1.0, whole genome shotgun sequence harbors:
- the prdm2b gene encoding PR domain zinc finger protein 2 isoform X1, which produces MNVLVAGKTTKLLSSASKNVKTNNMHLVLQGYFCGSIVGFSCVFVKVVMAVSGREFETLVDIPAHVWRGLPDGLRLAPSAVNPNRIGVWASCLIPKGKRFGPFVGERKKRSQVTSNVYMWEVYFPTRGWMCVDATDPMKGNWLRYVNWACSPEEQNLFPLEINRAIYYKVLRPIAQDEELLVWYNGEDNPEIAAALEEERSSNFHKKNSPRAKRARKKLLEKARRAGLEILSGHTALSTRPTVTEMRDSDKEINKEEERPSVASDPAHETAPSCITPTETRHISLPPVHTSVLEQKEIEKSDQGKLQPLGHFEHLAESQSGNSSELPDPESVFGQCVKESSESPLHEVTSVSSLVLPELDAEGDPDFEYDAQGGNYHCQYCEHQFSTKQSLEHHINTHTTRNHQTLTFKCRYCAKSFGSQVGKRRHERRHENGSKGLKRPGSLAGTAFLQNPSVCNDSPIFASVTSPSPTIKSAQNSPPHLSSDALTKDSSVEPDQSLILEENGESKELHPCKYCNKSFGTHTNMRRHQRRIHERHLMPKGVRRKGMLLQDIPTQQLQQSQSSELPEASPRNSPPPIYVPSVDTDDEGERDDSMVDVSKNISENLSLYIDGKILSTSTVSSCEVIEVDSSSPALFGLDAVILNSTQISQALQLETQPCHVNELSVIDQSLPKRRTSTPPLLPTVKTEPDTVLSTASSSSASSQSPSLGGNIFPQPTESLAFQKEKTIYLSPKLKQLLQTQDSQKQTLTLITDNRKLTTPLSVTSLPAAQGKFKRRTASPPTNVQISSSAIVESSIVETGDFALMVPKAESHCTSFSWSVSSKEQRDCMSPSGKDWPVLVSGGSSCNQQPLDLSGAVGKRGGSISKAPSESVLDLSIHHKNVIDHKTKSSILLQSHVKRKKPNTSMLEKVLMNEYSGLSTAGEEGSPCLGSPDTHLSSGSCTGVSPSSVSSNSEHPPCESVSPPSLTPVTMNPSSPSSSSQASSTPPPPVLPTVPSPPPLSQFSDSAFPKLSPKPVYHMVDEMSRFPNVKETGLDMKNMDDKDFDDEDNQTSKQCPPDDALPQCLEDTKSHCDADSFSKSETLFEGSTTDPDVHSLKSINNLTSLDEKNIVDSNTIQSSSIGGPSPQDHNSATDACQKLQSVHSPLHLAQEMDSLPASHNIAADSNVEPLADDALITNKEMIENGVENMTNDDGVSLSRVPEKITDGADTLEQDVFTKSFVCNVCEEPFHSIKQLSDHIIDHAIEWPFKCEFCVQLFQNAEALFKHRSSLHGVGRIYCCPICAKEFAFLCNLQQHQTDLHPGQSHAHTMVENGKLRPQNYTDPAQVNMERSDLHSAPDTTVDVAPQDPCVLLNCSSVKEEGDEDNQEDPTEELYTTIKIMASEAGKPKCPDVRLGINQHYPSFKPPPFPYHNRTPADSVASATNFTTHNIPQTFSTAIRCTKCGNSFDNMPELHKHILACANASDKRRYTPKKNPIPLRQIVNQPQNGVFPPITAASGGQNAFRRMGQPKRLNFNQEIPTALKMSALNKKKNQLVQRAISQKNKAATSVKKTSTQEEQQDGQSCPYCNREFTYAASLAKHIACSCPQKPVAKKKKGALMPQNKNMKLRSRTSDSEIKQEGNLCLAVKPLGKTRTRSSELLEGEVTSGSNGKTGTLQIRVKRPALNKHHSAPKSKKDRKSKPEPSVMTSSPTLASQPAVKMQRGVKDMVHKKEAETKPQVQLKKEKRFSKRMRERVGGPMTRSLQMASGTPPGEVKTEDPPISEPVYGEYKESCLS
- the prdm2b gene encoding PR domain zinc finger protein 2 isoform X2; this translates as MNVLVAVVMAVSGREFETLVDIPAHVWRGLPDGLRLAPSAVNPNRIGVWASCLIPKGKRFGPFVGERKKRSQVTSNVYMWEVYFPTRGWMCVDATDPMKGNWLRYVNWACSPEEQNLFPLEINRAIYYKVLRPIAQDEELLVWYNGEDNPEIAAALEEERSSNFHKKNSPRAKRARKKLLEKARRAGLEILSGHTALSTRPTVTEMRDSDKEINKEEERPSVASDPAHETAPSCITPTETRHISLPPVHTSVLEQKEIEKSDQGKLQPLGHFEHLAESQSGNSSELPDPESVFGQCVKESSESPLHEVTSVSSLVLPELDAEGDPDFEYDAQGGNYHCQYCEHQFSTKQSLEHHINTHTTRNHQTLTFKCRYCAKSFGSQVGKRRHERRHENGSKGLKRPGSLAGTAFLQNPSVCNDSPIFASVTSPSPTIKSAQNSPPHLSSDALTKDSSVEPDQSLILEENGESKELHPCKYCNKSFGTHTNMRRHQRRIHERHLMPKGVRRKGMLLQDIPTQQLQQSQSSELPEASPRNSPPPIYVPSVDTDDEGERDDSMVDVSKNISENLSLYIDGKILSTSTVSSCEVIEVDSSSPALFGLDAVILNSTQISQALQLETQPCHVNELSVIDQSLPKRRTSTPPLLPTVKTEPDTVLSTASSSSASSQSPSLGGNIFPQPTESLAFQKEKTIYLSPKLKQLLQTQDSQKQTLTLITDNRKLTTPLSVTSLPAAQGKFKRRTASPPTNVQISSSAIVESSIVETGDFALMVPKAESHCTSFSWSVSSKEQRDCMSPSGKDWPVLVSGGSSCNQQPLDLSGAVGKRGGSISKAPSESVLDLSIHHKNVIDHKTKSSILLQSHVKRKKPNTSMLEKVLMNEYSGLSTAGEEGSPCLGSPDTHLSSGSCTGVSPSSVSSNSEHPPCESVSPPSLTPVTMNPSSPSSSSQASSTPPPPVLPTVPSPPPLSQFSDSAFPKLSPKPVYHMVDEMSRFPNVKETGLDMKNMDDKDFDDEDNQTSKQCPPDDALPQCLEDTKSHCDADSFSKSETLFEGSTTDPDVHSLKSINNLTSLDEKNIVDSNTIQSSSIGGPSPQDHNSATDACQKLQSVHSPLHLAQEMDSLPASHNIAADSNVEPLADDALITNKEMIENGVENMTNDDGVSLSRVPEKITDGADTLEQDVFTKSFVCNVCEEPFHSIKQLSDHIIDHAIEWPFKCEFCVQLFQNAEALFKHRSSLHGVGRIYCCPICAKEFAFLCNLQQHQTDLHPGQSHAHTMVENGKLRPQNYTDPAQVNMERSDLHSAPDTTVDVAPQDPCVLLNCSSVKEEGDEDNQEDPTEELYTTIKIMASEAGKPKCPDVRLGINQHYPSFKPPPFPYHNRTPADSVASATNFTTHNIPQTFSTAIRCTKCGNSFDNMPELHKHILACANASDKRRYTPKKNPIPLRQIVNQPQNGVFPPITAASGGQNAFRRMGQPKRLNFNQEIPTALKMSALNKKKNQLVQRAISQKNKAATSVKKTSTQEEQQDGQSCPYCNREFTYAASLAKHIACSCPQKPVAKKKKGALMPQNKNMKLRSRTSDSEIKQEGNLCLAVKPLGKTRTRSSELLEGEVTSGSNGKTGTLQIRVKRPALNKHHSAPKSKKDRKSKPEPSVMTSSPTLASQPAVKMQRGVKDMVHKKEAETKPQVQLKKEKRFSKRMRERVGGPMTRSLQMASGTPPGEVKTEDPPISEPVYGEYKESCLS